The following proteins come from a genomic window of Pseudomonas cichorii:
- the trpA gene encoding tryptophan synthase subunit alpha, whose protein sequence is MSRLEQRFAQLKTEGRAALVTFITAGDPGYDTSLKVLKGLPAAGADVIELGMPFTDPMADGVAIQLATLRALDAGQTLLKTLQMVSEFRAEDQTTPIVLMGYYNPIHRFGVDAFVAASKDAGVDGLIIVDLPPEHDAELATPAQASGIDFIRLTTPTTDDARLPRVLERSSGFVYYVSVAGVTGAGSATTEHVTEAIARLRRHTSLPISVGFGIRTPEQAAAIARLADGVVVGSALVDKIATAKSPEEAVDGVLSLCAALADGVRNARNG, encoded by the coding sequence ATGAGCCGTCTTGAGCAACGTTTCGCCCAGCTGAAAACCGAAGGCCGTGCGGCACTGGTGACTTTCATCACCGCTGGCGATCCTGGCTATGACACTTCCCTGAAAGTCCTCAAAGGGCTGCCCGCGGCTGGCGCTGACGTGATCGAGCTGGGCATGCCCTTCACCGATCCGATGGCTGACGGTGTCGCGATTCAACTGGCGACCCTGCGTGCCCTGGACGCTGGCCAGACCCTGTTGAAAACCCTGCAGATGGTCAGCGAGTTCCGTGCCGAAGACCAGACCACACCTATCGTGCTGATGGGTTACTACAACCCGATTCATCGCTTTGGTGTGGACGCTTTTGTTGCGGCATCCAAGGATGCCGGTGTGGACGGGCTGATCATCGTCGACCTGCCACCTGAGCATGACGCCGAGCTGGCCACGCCTGCCCAGGCTTCTGGCATCGACTTCATTCGCCTGACCACGCCGACCACCGATGACGCACGTCTGCCACGTGTTCTGGAACGCAGTTCCGGTTTCGTCTACTACGTGTCCGTGGCCGGTGTGACCGGTGCCGGTTCGGCCACCACTGAGCACGTCACCGAGGCCATCGCCCGCCTGCGTCGCCATACGTCTCTGCCCATCAGTGTCGGTTTCGGCATTCGTACGCCTGAGCAGGCTGCCGCTATCGCGCGTCTGGCCGATGGTGTGGTGGTCGGTTCTGCGCTGGTGGACAAGATCGCTACAGCCAAATCCCCCGAAGAGGCTGTGGATGGCGTGCTGAGTCTGTGTGCCGCCCTGGCCGATGGCGTACGCAATGCCCGTAATGGCTGA
- a CDS encoding GNAT family N-acetyltransferase, which produces MESFFRSFKEVAFCQWQDTKCLQRILTRETTIAYLAKDAKGDVVGAVLGGVLGTRGTINHLAVSPEYRGQGVGQCLVDAATADMKRLNVRRMFLFVDGDNLVGRNFWNSLGFHEPKGEITCEKDL; this is translated from the coding sequence CTGGAGAGCTTCTTCCGCTCTTTCAAGGAAGTCGCGTTCTGCCAGTGGCAGGACACCAAATGCCTGCAGAGGATCCTGACTCGCGAAACCACCATCGCCTATCTGGCCAAGGATGCCAAAGGTGATGTCGTTGGTGCGGTTCTGGGTGGGGTACTGGGGACTCGCGGGACCATCAATCATCTGGCGGTCAGCCCCGAGTATCGTGGTCAGGGCGTCGGGCAGTGTCTGGTGGATGCTGCCACCGCAGATATGAAGCGCCTCAATGTGCGACGCATGTTCCTGTTCGTCGACGGCGACAATCTGGTGGGGCGCAATTTCTGGAATAGCCTGGGTTTTCATGAACCCAAAGGCGAAATCACTTGCGAGAAAGACCTTTGA
- the trpB gene encoding tryptophan synthase subunit beta — protein sequence MTQTNYRSGPDANGLFGSFGGRYVAETLMPLVLDLNREYEAAKADPEFAEQLAYFQRDYVGRPNPLYFAERLTEACGGAKIYFKREELNHTGAHKINNCIGQILLAKRMGKKRLIAETGAGMHGVATATVAARFGLPCVIYMGATDIERQQANVFRMKLLGAEIVPVTSGTGTLKDAMNEALRDWVTNVEDTFYLIGTVAGPHPYPAMVRDFQSIIGKETKAQMQEKEGRLPDSLVACVGGGSNAMGLFHPFLDDASVQIIGVEAGGHGIDTDKHAASLNGGVPGVLHGNRTYLLQNDDGQIADAHSISAGLDYPGIGPEHAYLHEVKRAEYVNITDEEALQAFHQCCRLEGIIPALETAHALAEAIKRAPTLSSDHLMVVCFSGRGDKDMQTVMSHMAAAEQNQEKSV from the coding sequence ATGACCCAGACCAACTATCGCAGCGGCCCTGATGCCAACGGCCTGTTCGGCTCATTTGGTGGCCGCTACGTGGCTGAAACCCTCATGCCGCTGGTGCTTGACCTGAACCGCGAGTACGAAGCCGCCAAGGCCGACCCTGAGTTCGCCGAGCAACTGGCCTACTTCCAGCGCGACTATGTCGGCCGCCCGAACCCGCTGTATTTCGCCGAGCGCCTGACCGAAGCCTGCGGTGGCGCCAAGATCTACTTCAAGCGTGAAGAGCTGAACCACACCGGCGCGCACAAGATCAACAACTGCATTGGCCAGATCCTGCTGGCCAAGCGCATGGGCAAGAAGCGTCTGATCGCTGAAACTGGCGCAGGCATGCACGGCGTTGCCACGGCCACAGTCGCCGCCCGCTTCGGCCTGCCTTGCGTGATCTACATGGGCGCAACCGACATCGAGCGCCAACAGGCCAACGTGTTCCGCATGAAGCTGCTGGGGGCCGAGATCGTGCCTGTCACTTCCGGCACCGGCACCCTGAAAGACGCCATGAACGAAGCCCTGCGCGACTGGGTGACCAACGTCGAAGACACTTTCTACCTGATCGGCACCGTGGCAGGTCCACACCCGTACCCGGCGATGGTCCGTGATTTCCAGTCGATCATCGGCAAGGAAACAAAGGCTCAGATGCAGGAGAAGGAAGGGCGTCTGCCGGACAGTCTGGTGGCGTGCGTGGGCGGTGGTTCCAACGCCATGGGCCTGTTCCATCCGTTCCTCGATGATGCCAGCGTACAAATCATTGGCGTCGAGGCCGGTGGTCACGGCATCGACACCGACAAGCACGCAGCCAGCCTCAACGGCGGCGTCCCTGGCGTATTGCACGGCAACCGTACTTACCTGTTGCAGAACGACGACGGCCAGATCGCTGACGCCCACTCGATTTCCGCCGGCCTGGACTACCCGGGCATCGGCCCCGAGCACGCTTACCTGCATGAAGTGAAGCGCGCCGAGTACGTCAACATCACCGACGAAGAGGCCCTGCAGGCTTTCCATCAATGCTGCCGACTCGAAGGCATCATTCCGGCACTGGAAACCGCCCACGCCCTGGCCGAAGCCATCAAGCGTGCCCCTACCCTGAGCAGTGACCATCTGATGGTCGTGTGCTTCTCCGGTCGCGGTGACAAAGACATGCAAACCGTAATGAGCCACATGGCCGCTGCTGAACAGAACCAGGAGAAGTCGGTATGA
- a CDS encoding 2OG-Fe dioxygenase family protein gives MLVLNKEVGHSLQRDKFANVLGSDFSLYGHFADFIRLTKSWENMEEDKYYGQADSGMRFRRYSDFEYNPVTRDLRQLEHRAYVQSTAHNRYVGGMERHFQDFSEEVIASPVVRSLIDLDFEVYKHVLPPDLHNKVWQCQIHQIRIEIKPGKTLEITPEGIHCDGYPFSGVHFWGKQNVEGAQSRLYNTQEEQLAALTYDEVLDTTFFLDREMRHYVTPASNRDPHKIAYRQIMAISFSLPGTPFDIVR, from the coding sequence ATGCTTGTCTTGAACAAGGAAGTTGGCCACTCGCTACAACGTGACAAGTTTGCAAATGTTCTAGGCAGCGATTTTAGTCTGTACGGTCATTTCGCCGATTTCATCCGGCTCACCAAGAGCTGGGAGAACATGGAGGAGGACAAGTACTACGGGCAGGCCGATTCAGGCATGCGGTTTCGCCGCTATAGCGACTTTGAATACAACCCAGTCACTCGCGACCTGCGCCAACTCGAACATCGAGCTTATGTCCAGTCCACTGCCCATAACCGCTACGTTGGCGGCATGGAGCGGCATTTTCAGGACTTTTCCGAAGAAGTCATCGCTTCGCCGGTCGTGCGCAGCCTTATAGACCTGGATTTTGAAGTCTATAAGCATGTGCTTCCGCCAGATCTGCACAACAAGGTCTGGCAATGCCAGATCCATCAGATCCGTATCGAGATCAAACCGGGCAAGACGCTGGAAATCACGCCCGAAGGCATCCATTGCGATGGTTACCCTTTCAGCGGCGTGCATTTCTGGGGCAAGCAGAACGTCGAGGGCGCCCAGAGCCGGCTGTACAACACCCAGGAAGAACAACTGGCGGCACTCACCTACGATGAAGTGCTGGACACTACTTTCTTCCTGGACCGGGAAATGCGCCATTACGTAACGCCTGCGAGCAATCGCGACCCGCACAAAATCGCCTATCGTCAGATCATGGCTATTTCATTTTCCTTGCCGGGGACGCCTTTTGACATTGTTCGCTGA